From Lycorma delicatula isolate Av1 chromosome 13, ASM4794821v1, whole genome shotgun sequence, a single genomic window includes:
- the LOC142333543 gene encoding transformer-2 protein homolog beta-like isoform X3: protein MSDREIGIPREQSPTGSVSDHSITEKKVIYRSLSRDHSPVRSRSRTPSRKSRSKKGYSHSRSRSRSRSRKSHRTSSRYRSRSRSSRRYKSRYSYSRSRSGSSNRDGFRSHSRSPMSNRRRHLGNRDNPLPGRCLGVFGLNNYTTEQQLHHIFSKYGPVEKVQVVIDAKTGRSRGFCFVYFENHEDAKAAKDQCSGMEIDGRRIRVDYSITLRAHTPTPGIYMGKPTYIDDRNWRSGRNNNYDDYYGDGGGRGGGGYRYKSSYRRSPSPYYKRHRYVRSRSRSYSPRRY, encoded by the exons atgagcGACAGAGAAATTGGAATCCCTAGGGAG cagaGTCCAACTGGTAGCGTTTCTGATCATAGTATAACTGAAAAGAAAGTAATCTACCGATCTTTATCAAGAGATCATAGTCCAGTGCGTTCCCGGTCACGTACACCAAGTCGCAAGAGCCGCAGCAAAAAGGGATATTCTCATTCAAG AAGCCGTAGTAGGTCACGCAGCCGTAAATCACATCGTACCAGCAGCAGATACAGGTCAAGGTCGCGTTCTTCAAGACGTTATAAATCACGTTATTCTTACAGTCGGTCCAGATCGGGTTCATCCAACCGAGATGGTTTCCGCTCCCATTCTCGCAGTCCAATGTCAAACAGGCGTAGACATCTTGGCAATAGG gataatCCTTTGCCTGGCCGATGCTTAGGTGTGTTTGGTTTGAATAACTATACAACAGAACAGCAACTTCATCATATATTTTCAAAGTATGGACCTGTTGAGAAAGTACAAGTTGTTATTGATGCTAAg aCTGGTAGATCCCGTGGTTTTTGTTTTGTCTATTTTGAAAACCATGAAGATGCTAAAGCAGCCAAAGATCAGTGTAGTGGAATGGAAATCGATGGAAGACGTATTAGAGTTGATTATTCCATAACATTACGTGCACACACACCGACTCCTGGAATTTATATGGGGAAACCTACTTA cATTGATGATCGTAATTGGCGAAGTGGACGGAACAATAATTATGA TGATTACTATGGTGATGGCGGTGGTAGAGGTGGTGGAGGATATCGTTACAAAAGCAGTTACCGTCGGTCTCCTTCACCGTATTACAAGCGGCATCGTTACGTAAGGTCTCGCTCAAGATCTTACTCACCCC gtcgttattaa
- the LOC142333543 gene encoding transformer-2 protein homolog beta-like isoform X2 — protein sequence MSDREIGIPRESPTGSVSDHSITEKKVIYRSLSRDHSPVRSRSRTPSRKSRSKKGYSHSRSRSRSRSRKSHRTSSRYRSRSRSSRRYKSRYSYSRSRSGSSNRDGFRSHSRSPMSNRRRHLGNRDNPLPGRCLGVFGLNNYTTEQQLHHIFSKYGPVEKVQVVIDAKTGRSRGFCFVYFENHEDAKAAKDQCSGMEIDGRRIRVDYSITLRAHTPTPGIYMGKPTYIDDRNWRSGRNNNYDDYYGDGGGRGGGGYRYKSSYRRSPSPYYKRHRYVRSRSRSYSPRIEEIR from the exons atgagcGACAGAGAAATTGGAATCCCTAGGGAG aGTCCAACTGGTAGCGTTTCTGATCATAGTATAACTGAAAAGAAAGTAATCTACCGATCTTTATCAAGAGATCATAGTCCAGTGCGTTCCCGGTCACGTACACCAAGTCGCAAGAGCCGCAGCAAAAAGGGATATTCTCATTCAAG AAGCCGTAGTAGGTCACGCAGCCGTAAATCACATCGTACCAGCAGCAGATACAGGTCAAGGTCGCGTTCTTCAAGACGTTATAAATCACGTTATTCTTACAGTCGGTCCAGATCGGGTTCATCCAACCGAGATGGTTTCCGCTCCCATTCTCGCAGTCCAATGTCAAACAGGCGTAGACATCTTGGCAATAGG gataatCCTTTGCCTGGCCGATGCTTAGGTGTGTTTGGTTTGAATAACTATACAACAGAACAGCAACTTCATCATATATTTTCAAAGTATGGACCTGTTGAGAAAGTACAAGTTGTTATTGATGCTAAg aCTGGTAGATCCCGTGGTTTTTGTTTTGTCTATTTTGAAAACCATGAAGATGCTAAAGCAGCCAAAGATCAGTGTAGTGGAATGGAAATCGATGGAAGACGTATTAGAGTTGATTATTCCATAACATTACGTGCACACACACCGACTCCTGGAATTTATATGGGGAAACCTACTTA cATTGATGATCGTAATTGGCGAAGTGGACGGAACAATAATTATGA TGATTACTATGGTGATGGCGGTGGTAGAGGTGGTGGAGGATATCGTTACAAAAGCAGTTACCGTCGGTCTCCTTCACCGTATTACAAGCGGCATCGTTACGTAAGGTCTCGCTCAAGATCTTACTCACCCC
- the LOC142333543 gene encoding transformer-2 protein homolog beta-like isoform X1 → MSDREIGIPREQSPTGSVSDHSITEKKVIYRSLSRDHSPVRSRSRTPSRKSRSKKGYSHSRSRSRSRSRKSHRTSSRYRSRSRSSRRYKSRYSYSRSRSGSSNRDGFRSHSRSPMSNRRRHLGNRDNPLPGRCLGVFGLNNYTTEQQLHHIFSKYGPVEKVQVVIDAKTGRSRGFCFVYFENHEDAKAAKDQCSGMEIDGRRIRVDYSITLRAHTPTPGIYMGKPTYIDDRNWRSGRNNNYDDYYGDGGGRGGGGYRYKSSYRRSPSPYYKRHRYVRSRSRSYSPRIEEIR, encoded by the exons atgagcGACAGAGAAATTGGAATCCCTAGGGAG cagaGTCCAACTGGTAGCGTTTCTGATCATAGTATAACTGAAAAGAAAGTAATCTACCGATCTTTATCAAGAGATCATAGTCCAGTGCGTTCCCGGTCACGTACACCAAGTCGCAAGAGCCGCAGCAAAAAGGGATATTCTCATTCAAG AAGCCGTAGTAGGTCACGCAGCCGTAAATCACATCGTACCAGCAGCAGATACAGGTCAAGGTCGCGTTCTTCAAGACGTTATAAATCACGTTATTCTTACAGTCGGTCCAGATCGGGTTCATCCAACCGAGATGGTTTCCGCTCCCATTCTCGCAGTCCAATGTCAAACAGGCGTAGACATCTTGGCAATAGG gataatCCTTTGCCTGGCCGATGCTTAGGTGTGTTTGGTTTGAATAACTATACAACAGAACAGCAACTTCATCATATATTTTCAAAGTATGGACCTGTTGAGAAAGTACAAGTTGTTATTGATGCTAAg aCTGGTAGATCCCGTGGTTTTTGTTTTGTCTATTTTGAAAACCATGAAGATGCTAAAGCAGCCAAAGATCAGTGTAGTGGAATGGAAATCGATGGAAGACGTATTAGAGTTGATTATTCCATAACATTACGTGCACACACACCGACTCCTGGAATTTATATGGGGAAACCTACTTA cATTGATGATCGTAATTGGCGAAGTGGACGGAACAATAATTATGA TGATTACTATGGTGATGGCGGTGGTAGAGGTGGTGGAGGATATCGTTACAAAAGCAGTTACCGTCGGTCTCCTTCACCGTATTACAAGCGGCATCGTTACGTAAGGTCTCGCTCAAGATCTTACTCACCCC